Proteins found in one Miscanthus floridulus cultivar M001 chromosome 4, ASM1932011v1, whole genome shotgun sequence genomic segment:
- the LOC136549635 gene encoding heterogeneous nuclear ribonucleoprotein Q-like, with amino-acid sequence MASSPPRAPRRFLFDLNVAQEEVKEEEPMEVLEEEGPPVAQPEEAVVEEVAEQLVEHAVPTVEEEEPVEEVIMEEEPSEEVIMEEEEEEPAPAPAGEVIGEGKGRKKRIDYEVFVSGLPQDAAEEDVAKALAEAGDVEEVRLVRDPADQRLKGFAFVRFAAAWQARWAANDLREAAIKGKACGICKNSENETLHVRNICFDWSKDDLAEKLEPFKLENLDRINLIEHPEKKGKNRGYAFLDFRTHVDAVAAFVKLQKRDLYLGTDFRAHISFSNTLSQDDEIMEKVKSVFLDGLPPHWDEDKVREMFGKFGEIDSIQLARNMFTAKRKDFGFIGFTTRQSALDCIKMVNKDGVGEGSGKVLLKASLQRPRHAFKKNSWQGSSSLLGVRRGFVEKSYSGRGHHSDRYRHYSPERRLYSDNHSRRHRSIDVEERHTSVRGYRAYYRRDSPVHAPNYKYGRIREEYAERRYTSKYPKHRQAMHETMERDAYRRNKYGHSYQERAHRTCPCPECNLSGQNRNYPNGEEFSAISGCEQAYYKTDRDLTPSTSQVASHCEDSCCKGQQLMPKSSSVMCDCDECYINQESTPSPSEHARTRSNLPVPLHHRLGKHSNEHGRHVDDAHSAFEVEYTVRESRSRYLSSKDAPSTHSRKHHRSAR; translated from the exons ATGGCCTCCTCGCCGCCGCGCGCCCCGCGGCGGTTCCTTTTCGACCTCAACGTCGCGCAGGAGGAGGTCAAAgaggaggagcccatggaggTGCTTGAGGAGGAGGGGCCCCCGGTGGCGCAGCCCGAGGAGGCTGTCGTCGAGGAGGTCGCTGAGCAGTTGGTCGAGCACGCGGTGCCTaccgtggaggaggaggagcctgtgGAGGAGGTGATCATGGAGGAGGAGCCTTCGGAGGAGGTgatcatggaggaggaggaggaggagcctgctCCGGCGCCGGCGGGGGAGGTGATTGGGGAGGGGAAGGGGAGGAAAAAGAGGATAGACTACGAGGTCTTCGTGTCCGGGCTGCCGCAGGACGCCGCTGAGGAGGACGTGGCGAAGGCGCTGGCGGAGGCCGGAGATGTCGAGGAGGTGCGCCTCGTGCGGGATCCAGCAGACCAGCGGCTCAAAGGATTCGCTTTTGTCCGCTTCGCCGCCGCCTGGCAGGCGCGGTGGGCGGCCAACGACCTCCGCGAGGCTGCG ATTAAGGGAAAAGCTTGTGGAATATGCAAGAACAGTGAAAACGAGACTCTTCATGTCCGAAATATATGCTTTGATTGGTCAAAGGATGAT TTAGCTGAGAAACTGGAACCTTTCAAGTTGGAAAACTTGGATAGAATTAATCTAATTGAGCACCCAGAAAAAAAGGGTAAAAACAGAGGCTATGCGTTTCTTGACTTCAGGACTCATGTAGATGCTGTGGCGGCTTTTGTGAAACTACAGAAAAGAGATCTGTATCTTGGAACTGATTTTAGAGCGCACATATCATTTTCAAACACTCTTTCACAAGACGATGAGATCATGGAAAAG GTGAAATCTGTTTTCTTGGATGGCTTACCACCTCATTGGGATGAAGACAAAGTGAGAGAAATGTTCGGGAAATTTGGTGAAATTGATAGCATACAACTCGCTAGAAATATGTTCACAGCAAAACGAAAAGATTTTGGTTTCATTGGCTTTACAACAAGACAGTCAGCTTTAGACTGCATTAAGATggtcaataaagatggtgttggCGAAGGTAGTGGAAAG GTTCTCTTAAAAGCTAGTTTGCAAAGGCCAAGGCATGCTTTCAAAAAGAATTCCTGGCAAGGCTCTAGTTCCTTGTTAGGCGTCAGAAGAGGATTTGTAGAAAAAAGTTATAGTGGTAGAGGACACCACTCAGACAGATATAGGCATTATAGTCCTGAAAGGCGTTTGTATTCAGATAATCATTCTCGCCGTCACCGCTCTATTGATGTTGAAGAAAGGCATACTTCTGTGCGAGGATACAGAGCTTACTATAGAAGGGATTCTCCAGTGCATG CCCCAAACTATAAATATGGAAGAATCAGGGAAGAATATGCTGAGAGACGATACACTAGTAAATATCCAAAACACAGGCAGGCAATGCATGAAACCATGGAGCGGGATGCATACCGCAGGAACAAATATGGACATTCATACCAGGAGAGGGCACATAGAACTTGCCCTTGCCCAGAATGTAACTTGAGTGGTCAAAATCGCAATTACCCCAATGGCGAGGAATTTTCCGCAATCAGCGGTTGTGAGCAGGCATACTACAAGACA GACCGTGATCTGACGCCTTCAACTTCTCAAGTAGCATCTCATTGTGAGGATTCTTGCTGCAAG GGCCAGCAGTTGATGCCTAAAAGTTCTTCTGtgatgtgtgattgtgatgaatgctATATT AATCAAGAGTCAACACCTAGTCCAAGTGAGCATGCCAGAACAAGATCCAATCTTCCAGTGCCTCTTCATCATCGGCTTGGCAAACATTCTAATGAGCATGGGAG GCACGTGGATGATGCACATTCTGCTTTTGAGGTGGAGTACACTGTCAGGGAAAGCCGAAGCCGGTATCTCTCTTCCAAAGATGCTCCAAGTACTCACTCCAGGAAGCACCATAGGTCAGCAAGATAA